The DNA sequence GCTCTCCCGGGCCGAGTCCGGTGACCCGGCCGGTCTCCCGCAGCGTGCCGCCGTCGGCCCGCAGCACGTGGACCGAGGAGGTGGACTTCGGTCGCAGCCCCCAGTCCCGGCCGCTGGTGGTCGCGACCCGCAGGTGGCCGTTCCACTCCGACATGGCGTACTGGTTGATCAGCCAACCGGGCACCGACGCGGCGGTGACGTAGCGCGGCCGGTCCGGTCCGGTGATGTCGAACTGGTAGATCTCGGTTCGCTGGTCCTCGGGCTTCGGGTCGCTGTCCCGTTCCTGGAGCGCCGGCAGCATCCGCCACCGCTGGTCGCTGGCGATGTAGAGGTTGGCGCCGTTGGAGTAGACGGTGTCGCCGTCGGCGACGACGGTGACCGGTGAGCCGTCGTCGAGCGTGGTGGCCCCGAGGTCGAAACTGAGCAGGGTCACCATCGAGGTGCCGGAGTACGTCGCCGGCCTGGTCACCTGTCCACAGTCGACGGTTCCGGTGCTGGTCCGGCCCGCGCCGGTGACCGCCCAGCGGGGCAACCAGTCCTCGATCGGGGCCCGGTCGACGACCGCCTGGTTGGCGGCGGTCCGGTCGGCGTCGGATCCCTCGTCGGTCGACGGGAACTCGAGCCGGGGTGCCGAGCGCACCACCACGCGGGCGGTGGCACCGACCTGGCGCGCGTCGACCAGTCCGCCGTCGATGCGGTAGTCGCCGAGCATCCTCGGCTGGCCGGCGAGGTCGACGAGGACCAGGCGCGGGCCGGTCGGCGTACCCTCCGGCAGTGGGGTGGTCGGGCCGGGGCGACCCGGGACGATGCCGACCGGGCGGGCGGCCCACTGCGGCGACACCAGGACCAACGCCCGATCGCCGTGCAGCAGCAGGCTGACGTCGGCCCACCGGACCGCGTCGTCGGTGGAGGTGCCGAGGTCGAGCCGGCCGGTGACCTGGCGGGTCGCCGGGTCGACGACGTGCAGCACGCCGCCGTTGACCGTGACGATCCGCCGGCCGTCGGTCTTGACCAGGTCGGGTTCGTCGACCCCGGCCTCGTGCGTGTTCGTACCCGAGAAGGTCGGCGCGGCGTCCGGTGCCCCGGCACCGGGGGCGGCCCGCTCGGCCATGGCGGGTACGGCGCCGCCACCGGTCAGGTCCGCCCGGCCGGGACCGCCGAAACCCCAGGGACCGACGTACGCCCGCGCGGCCGTCCGTAGTCCCTTCAGCGCCTCGGCGCAGGAGTCGAACGCGACGAGCCGGAATCCGCCGCCGGGCACGCCCGGGTCGACGGGGGCCGGTCGCTGTGGTGCGGACGTACACCCGGCCAGCACAAGGCCGACGAGCACGCCGGTGGCGGCGGTGGCCGACCGCCGGCGGACCCGGCCCTGTGGTGTCATGCGGGTTCGACGTTGCCGGAGAGCGCGCCGTTCCCGACTTTTTCAGGCTGACGTGCCGGGCACCACGGCGGGCGAGTCGACCAGCCGGGACAGCACGATCATGCTCCGGGTCGAGGTGACGAACGGCTCGGCCCGCAGCCGTTCGAGGGCCTGCTCCAGGTGGGCGATGTCGGCCGCCCGCAGGTGTACGAGCGCGTCGGCCTCGCCGGAGACCGTGTACGCGCCGACCACCTCGGGATGCCGGCGGGTCGCGACGGTGAGTTGGGCGGGGGTGGTCCGGCCGGTGCAGAAGAGCTCCACGAACGCCTCGGTCGTCCACCCGACCGCCGCCGGGTCGACGACGGCGGTGAATCCCTTGATCACCCCAGCCGATCGGAGTCGGTCGACCCGCCGTTTCACCGCCGGCGCGGACAGCGAGACGCGGGTTCCGATCTCCGCGTACGACGCCCGCGCGTCAGCCACCAGCGACGCAACGATCCGCTGGTCAACGCTGTCCATCTGCAATGTTTCGCTCCTCGGAAGCAACATTCGCGGCTGTTATCGGCGTAACAGCGTACCTACCCTTGGTTTCCGTGACCCAGCATCGGATGCCTCGGAAGCGGACATACCTCGTCTGCCCGCCTGAGCACTTCGCGGTGGAATACGCCATCAACCCGTGGATGGACACCGGCACGCCGGTCGACGCCGAACTGGCCCTGAAACAGTGGACCGGGCTGCGCGAAACACTGGTCTCCCTCGGTCACGAGGTGCACATCCTGCCGCCCGAGCCGGGCCTGCGGGACATGGTCTTCGCCGCCAACGGGGCGTTCAGCGTCGAGGGGACCGTCTACGGGGCCCGGTTCAAGCATCCGCAGCGCACCCCCGAGGCCGCCCTGCACCGGGCGTTCTACGAGCGGCTCGGCTGGCGGTACGTCGCGCCGAGCGAGACCAACGAGGGGGAGGGCGACTTCGCCTACCTGCCCGCGGCGTACGGCGGCCTCGTGCTGGCCGGCTACGGCTACCGGACCGACCCGGCCGCGCACGCCGAGGCGCAGGAGGTGCTCGGCCGTCCCGTGGTGTCGCTGCACCTGACCGACCCGCGCTTCTACCACCTCGACACGGCACTCGCGTCGATCGACGACACCAACATCGCCTACTTTCCGACGGCGTTCTCGTCGGCCTCGCAGGCGGTGCTGCGCCAGCTCTTCCCGGACGCGGTTGTCGCCGCGGACGCCGACGCGCTGGCCTTCGGCCTCAACCTGGTCAGCGACGGGCGGAACGTGGTGCTGCCCGCCGAGGCGACCGGCCTGGCCGAGCGGTTGGCCGCCGCCGGCTACCAGCCGGTGCCGGTCGAGCTCGCCGAGCTGAAGAAGGGCGGCGGCAGCATCAAGTGCTGTGTCGCCGAGCTGCGCCCCTGACCCGGCCCCTGCCCCGTCCGGCGCCGCCGAACCCTCAGCCCAGCGTCGCCAGCTCGGTGATCAGCACGTTCGACAGCACCTGACCGTCGCGGCGCACCTCACGCAGATACCACATCTGTTGCGGGGTGCGCGGCTGGTTGAACTGCCACGGGCCGCGCGGGCTGTCGATCTGGCCGACCCGGCCGAGCGCCAGGTTGACCTGCTGCGGGTTCAGGTCGTCACCGACCAGCCGGATGGCCTTGTCGAGCACCTGCGCCGCGTCGTACGACGCCATCGCGTAGGTGGTCGGCGACGACCCGTGGCGCTTGCGGTAGGCCGACGCGAACCGCCGGTTGGCGGCGTTGTTGATGTCCGCCGAGTAGTTGAGCGCGGTGAAGATGTTCTCCGCGTCCGTACCCAGCTCGTCCAGCACGGTTCCCTCGGTGAGGAAGCCCGGGGCGTAGACGACCTTGCGGTAGCCGGCGGCGCGTAGCTGCTTGATGAATTCGACGGCCGCGTTGCCGGCGTAGAAGCAGAACACCGCCTCCGGGTTCAGCGCCCGGAGTTGCCCGATCTCGGCCGCGAAGAAGTCCCGGCCCGGACTGGTGTTGAACTCGGTCCAGATCACCGGTGACGAGATGCGCGGGTCGGAGGCGCCGAACCCCTCCCGGAAGCCGGCGACGGCGTCCCGGCCGGCGGGGTAGTCCGGTGCGATCATCACCACCCGGCCGCCACCGGGCACCTGGGTGGCCACGTACGGCCCGAGCGCCCGGCCGGGTTCGTCGTTGACGTACGAGGTGCGCCAGATGTAGACGACGCCCTGCATGGTCGACGGGGAGGCGTCGGAGCCGATGAGTGGCACCCGGGCCTGCTCGACGACGTCCCGGATGCCGAGCATCACCGACGAGTTGGCCACCCCGGTGAGGGCGATCACGTTCTGCTGGAGCAGCCCTTCGACCGCCGTCCGCCCGGACTCCGGGGTCTCGCCCTCGTCGACGATCAGGAGTTCGGCCGGGTGGCCGCCGAGCCGCCGGTCGTTGAGGTCGAGGAAGAGCTGGAAGCCGTTGACGATTTCGTCACCGATCGGCTTGTAACCGCCGGCCTGCGGGCCACGAGACCGATTTTGACCGGTACGTCGCTGACCGGATCGCCCGTCTCCGAGTCGCTGTCGACACCGCAAGCGGTGACAAACCCACCCGCGCCGAGCGCTGTGAGGAGTTTGAGTACCTGTCGGCGATCCAGGTGCGACATGCGACTGCCTCCCGTTTGGTCGTTGGCCTGCGCACGGCCCCTTCGGCGTTCTACCCCTCCCGCGACGCTGCGTCAATGCAAGTTGATCGTCAGTGCAGGGTCAGCAACCCGGCTGTGACCTCGAGCCAGGCCGCGGAGGCCGGATCGATGACTCCGAAATGTTCGACTTCGGGCAGTTCGACAAGGGTGATCTCGGCGCCGCGCCGGGTCAGCCGGTCGGCGTACCGTCGGCTGATCCCGATCGGCACCTGGACGTCGTCCAGACCGTGGATGATCACGCAACGTGACGCGGGCACGGGCAGCGCCGGGTCGGCCGGGTCCGCCAACGCGTAGCGGTCCGGCACCTCGTCCGGCCCACCGCCGAGCAGATCCGCCACCGCGCCGCCGTCGAGATCGAGCCGGTACGCCTCTGCCAGGTCGGCGACCGGGGCGAGGGCCACCACCCCACGCAGGTCGGCGGTACTGCGGGCGGCGTACCACAGGGCGAGATGCCCGCCGGCCGAATGACCGAGCAGGATCGGTGGCCCACCGGCGGCGACCCCGAGTTCGGCGACCAGCCGGGGCAGGGCGTCGATGCCGGCCGCGACGTCGTCGAGGGTGGTGGGCCAGCCTCCGTCGGGCTGTCCGGTGCGCCGGTACTCCAGCTGAGCGACCGGGTAGCCCCGGTCGGCCAGGTCGGCGGCGAGCGGACCGGTGTGGGTGCGGTCGTACTCGGCCCGCCAGAACCCGCCGTGGACCACCACCACGAGCGGTCGGACGGGGCCGCTCCCGGCCGGCAGCCGTACGTCGGCGACCTGGTCGGGGTGCCCGCCGTAGCGGACGGTCGCGTCCGGCGGCGGCGCCGGACGGCTGAGTACGGAACGCGGATCACTGGTCATCCCCCCATGGTCCCCGTGATCAGGGAGTACGTCGCGGGTGTCACCGGCGCGTCGGGGTATCCAGCCCCTGATCACCAGGATCATGGACCGGCCCCACCCGCGCCGGGTCGTCTGCCGCCGCTGCGCGAAGATGGGGTGATGACCGTGCCAGGCGCGCCCGGGCGGCAAGCAGGGGAGCGCCTGGTGGAGCGAAATGTCGCATGACCGAGCGAAGCGAGGGAACCGCATGACCGAGGAGCCCCGTACCCCCGAGGACAAGGACGAGGCCACCCGGCCGGCCGCCGGCCGGCCCTCTGCGGTCGTCGTGGTGGGACCGGACGGACGGCCCGTCGGCACGGTCGAGGCCGACGGCGAGGGCGAGGAGGACCCGGGCCGTCTCATCGAGCAGCCGGCGAAGGTGATGCGGGTCGGCAGCATGATCAAGCAGCTTCTCGAGGAGGTGCGTGCCGCGCCGCTCGACGAGGCCAGCCGGCACCGACTGCGGGAGATCCACCAGCGTTCGATCGCCGAACTCAAGGACGGTCTGGCCCCCGAACTGCGCGAGGAACTGGACCGGCTGTCGCTGCCGTTCGAGCAGGGCGCCACCCCGAGCGAGGGCGAGCTGCGGGTGGCGCAGGCCCAGCTCGTCGGCTGGTTGGAAGGGCTCTTCCACGGCATCCAGGCGACCCTGGTCGCCCAGCAGATGGCGGCCCGCCTCCAGCTCGAGCAGATGCGTCAGGGCGGCCGGGCGGCGCTGCCGGTCGGACCCGGCGGGGCCCAGATGATGCCGGGCATGCCCGGCGGCCCGCCGGCCGACGGCCACAGCACCGGCCAGTACCTGTAGCAGATCCGCCCGCCGCCGGCCGGTGCCGGCGGCGGGCCGGTCAGCCGGCGTCCGCGTCGGCGAGCAACTTCTCCAGGTACGCGGCCACGCCGTCCTCCTCGTGCGACAGCGTCACCTGGTCGGCGATCCGGCGTACGGCGGGATGGGCGTTGGCCACCGCGACCGCCGTGCCGGCCCAGGTGAGCATGGGTACGTCGTTGGGCATGTCGCCGAACGCGACCACCTCGTCGGCGGCGACACCGTAGCGGGCGCAGAGCCAGGCCAGGCCGGCCGCCTTCGTCACGCCGGCCGCCGAGATCTCGACCAGTCCCGAACGCGACGAGTGGGTGGCTTCGGCCAATCCGGCGAGCGCACCCGCGACCAGCTTGGCGAAGGCATCCGGATCCTGGTGTGCGCTGGCCCGGGCGAGCAGCTTCACCGCCGGCGCGGCCAGCAGGTCGTCGGGCAGGTCGGCCAGGCGGATCATCGGGTCGCCGTCCTCCCACAGCGTCGGCCAGGCCGCCTCGTGGACCATCCGCCGGCCGTCCTCGATCTCGACCGCGAACATCACCCCGGGAATCTCGGCCCGCAGCCGGTCGACCACCTCGGCCAGCAGGGCCGGGGCGAGCGGATCGGCGCGCAGGATCTCGTCGCCGACCGGGTCGTAGACCACCGCGCCGTTCGCGCAGACCGCCGGCAGTGGGGCGTCGAGCTGCGCGAAGACCACAGCCAGCCAGCGCACCGGACGCCCGGTGACCGCCACGACCCGGCTGCCCGCGGCCGACATCCGCTCCAGCACCTCGACGGTGCGGGCGCTGATCGTGCGGTCCGCGCGGAGCAGCGTGCCGTCGAGGTCGGTGGCGATCAGCCGGGGCAGCTTTCCCATCAACGGGACAGTAGCCGGTCCAGGTAGACGGCCACCCCGTCGTCGTCGTTGCGCAGCGCGACCTCGTCGGCCGCCCGCCGTACGGTCGGGTGGGCGTTCGACACCGCGACCCGGCCCCAGCCGGCCCATTCGAACATCGGCAGGTCGTTGGGCATGTCGCCGAAGACCAGCACCTCGGCCGGGTCGACGCCGAGCGCGTCGGCGACCACCGACAGGCCGCTGGCCTTGTCGACACCGGGTGGCAGGATCTCGATGAAGCCCAGGCCGGCCTGGGTGACGGTGGCGTGGGTCACCGGGATGACCCGCCGGGCGGCGTCGAGCAGCACGTCGACGTCGTGATCGGCGGTACGCGCGAACGCCTTGATCACGTCGACGGACAGGCACTCGGCCCGGCTGCGGGCCTCGAACCGCTCCGGATAGGGCCACGAGGGGTCGAAGTCGCCCCACAACGGCTCCTCGTGGCCGTCGAGCGCCTCCACCATCACGGTCAGCGGGCCGACCGCGTTTTCCAGTGCGACGAGGAGTTCGGTGAGCACGGCACCGCTGAGCCGCTCGTCGCGGAGCACGACCGGACTGGTCGGGTCGACCTGGTCGACGACCCGGCCACCACCGGCCATCACCAGGTAGTCCGCGGCGCGGATGTCGTTGCGGGTCAGTTCGGTCAGCCGCGGGCCGCGACCGGTCGCCCCGACGATCGGGATGCCGGCGGCGCGTACCCGGTCGAGGACCTCATGGGTGTAGGCGGAGACTGTCTCGTCGCTGCGGACGAGCGTCCCGTCGAGGTCGGTGGCGATCAGTTTCGGCAGCCCAGGTCGCGGCATGGCTCCTCCTTCACCGCCGGGGGCCTGGACCGGCCCTTCGCAGGCGTGGCTCCGGGCGGATCCGTCCTGCGACGGCGGGGCAGCAACCGTACCTCGCGCTCCGCGACGCAGCCATGACTTCTTGGCGAAGTACGGATCAACTGCGCACGTCACCGAGGTTCGAGTACGTCCTTCCCACCCACGTACGGCTGGAGTGCCTTGGGCACCCGCACCGAGCCGTCCGGCTGCTGGTGGTTCTCCAGGATCGGGATGAGCCAGCGGGTGGTGGCCAGGGTGCCGTTGAGCGTCGCCACCATCTGCGGGCGGCCGTCCTCGTCGCGGTAGCGGATGTTGAGCCGCCGGGCCTGGAAGGTCGTGCAGTTCGAGGTCGAGGTCACCTCGCGGTAGCGACCCTGCGACGGCACCCACGCCTCGCAGTCGTATTTGCGGGCCGCGCTGCTGCCCAGGTCGCCGGCTGCCACGTCGATGACCCGGTAGGGCACCTCGACCTTGGCGAGCATCTCCTCCTCCCACGCCAGCAGGCGCAGGTGCTCGGCGGCGGCCTCCTCGGGCCGGCAGTAGGAGAACATCTCCACCTTGTCGAACTGGTGCACCCGCAGGATGCCGCGTACGTCCTTGCCGTAGGAGCCGGCCTCACGGCGGAAGCACGACGACCAGCCGGCGTAGCGCAGCGGCCCGTCGAGCGGCAGGATCTCGCCCGAGTGGTAGGCGGCCAGCGGCACCTCGCTGGTGCCGACCAGGAAGAGGTCGTCGGCCTCCAGCCGGTAGACCTCGCTGGCGTGTGCGCCGAGGAACCCGGTCCCCTCCATCGACTCCGGCTTGACCAGCACCGGTGGGATCGCCGGGGTGAAGCCGTATTCGACCGACTGGGCGATCGCGAGCTGGAGCAGGCCGAGCTGGAGCAGCGCCCCGACCCCGGTCAGGTAGTAGAACCGGCTGCCCGACACCTTGGCGCCACGCTCGACGTCGATGGCGCGCAGCGCCTCGCCCAGCTCGAGATGGTCGCGCGGATTCGCCAGCTGCGGCCGCTCGCCGACCTCACGCAGTACGACGAAGTCGTCCTCGCCACCGGCCGGCGCGCCCTCCTGCACGATGTTGGGGATCGCGAGGTGTGCCCGGCGCAGCTCCTGCTCGGCCTGGCCGGCGGCGGCCTCGGCCGCCTTCACCTCGGCGGAAAGCTCCTTCGTCCGCGCCAGCAGCGCCGCCTTCTCGTCGCCGGTGGCCTTCGGCATCTGCTTGCCGAGCTGCTTCTGCTCGGCCCGCAGCGCCTCGAACCGCTGCACGGCGGCGCGACGCTCCTCGTCGGCGCGCAGCAGATCGTCGACCGCCGACTCGGACTCGCCGCGAATCCGCTGGCTGGCTCGTACGGCATCGGGGTCGTCGCGGAGCAGGCGCAGATCAATCACGGGTGCTGAGCCTACCGGTGTCCGCCGATGCGCTCACCGGGATATGTCCGTGGCGCGGCTGAGGGCCGCGACGTCGGTGGCGGACCCCCGTGCCGGTCGACGCGTGTCGCGGCCGGTCAGCGGGGTTCGCCGCGGTCCGGGCGGATGAACGGCGCGGCCGGGGCGACCGTTACGTCGATCATGGGCGCGTCGGGATCGGCCGGCTCCGGCGACCGGCGGGGGCGGCGCCAGGGCCAGTCGCCGACCGGGCCGGGTGCGGGCTCGGCCGGGGCGTCGTTCCGGTCGTCGCGGGCCGGCGCCGGACGTACGACGACGGGCGCGAGCCGCCCGATCAGGTAGAGGGTGAGCAGCAGCCCGAGGGTGCCGACGAACGCCATCACCAGCCCGCGCCCCTGCTCGACCTCGATGGATCCCTGGGGTGCGAAGTAGGAGCGGTCCACCGCCTGCTCGCCGACGGTCGTGGCGGCGACCAGGACGGCGAGGGTGGTGCCGCCGGCGGCGAAACCGACGACCCGGGCGTTGTGGCGCACCGGGCCGTCGCCGAAGAGGGCCAGCGCGGCGCAGCCGACGACCACGAAGACACCCAGGAGGTATCCGGCGCCGATGGCGTCCATCCGGACCAGTCCGGCGGTGAGGACCAGCGGCTCGCTGCCGATTCCTCCGATGTCCAGGGTGGCGACGACCCACTCGCCGGCGAACGAGGCGAAGACGGCCAACAGGCTCAGCCCGCCGACGACGGGGGCGAGCCGGTGATCCCGCCCGAGGGCGGTGAGCAGTCGGCTGACGCGGCTGCCGCCGGTCGGCTCGTCGTCCCCCCACTGCGCGACGGCCGGGGCGGCCCGGTGGTCGTCGGTCGGCGGCGTCGAGGAATCGTGGGACATGCGTTCGCCTTCCCGCGTCGGCGCGGTGGTTCGTCCGCATCGTCGCATCACCGGATCGTTTGGGCTAGCGTCGTGTTCATGCCTATTCGCACCGCAGCCGCCCGCTG is a window from the Polymorphospora rubra genome containing:
- a CDS encoding alpha/beta hydrolase family protein, encoding MTSDPRSVLSRPAPPPDATVRYGGHPDQVADVRLPAGSGPVRPLVVVVHGGFWRAEYDRTHTGPLAADLADRGYPVAQLEYRRTGQPDGGWPTTLDDVAAGIDALPRLVAELGVAAGGPPILLGHSAGGHLALWYAARSTADLRGVVALAPVADLAEAYRLDLDGGAVADLLGGGPDEVPDRYALADPADPALPVPASRCVIIHGLDDVQVPIGISRRYADRLTRRGAEITLVELPEVEHFGVIDPASAAWLEVTAGLLTLH
- a CDS encoding Lrp/AsnC family transcriptional regulator — encoded protein: MQMDSVDQRIVASLVADARASYAEIGTRVSLSAPAVKRRVDRLRSAGVIKGFTAVVDPAAVGWTTEAFVELFCTGRTTPAQLTVATRRHPEVVGAYTVSGEADALVHLRAADIAHLEQALERLRAEPFVTSTRSMIVLSRLVDSPAVVPGTSA
- a CDS encoding beta-propeller domain-containing protein, with the protein product MTPQGRVRRRSATAATGVLVGLVLAGCTSAPQRPAPVDPGVPGGGFRLVAFDSCAEALKGLRTAARAYVGPWGFGGPGRADLTGGGAVPAMAERAAPGAGAPDAAPTFSGTNTHEAGVDEPDLVKTDGRRIVTVNGGVLHVVDPATRQVTGRLDLGTSTDDAVRWADVSLLLHGDRALVLVSPQWAARPVGIVPGRPGPTTPLPEGTPTGPRLVLVDLAGQPRMLGDYRIDGGLVDARQVGATARVVVRSAPRLEFPSTDEGSDADRTAANQAVVDRAPIEDWLPRWAVTGAGRTSTGTVDCGQVTRPATYSGTSMVTLLSFDLGATTLDDGSPVTVVADGDTVYSNGANLYIASDQRWRMLPALQERDSDPKPEDQRTEIYQFDITGPDRPRYVTAASVPGWLINQYAMSEWNGHLRVATTSGRDWGLRPKSTSSVHVLRADGGTLRETGRVTGLGPGERIYAVRFVAGTGYVVTFRETDPLYTLDLRSPDRPKVLGELKIPGYSAYLHPVSDDRLLGIGQDATEEGRRQGTQVSLFDVGDLARPTRLAQHHVRHGNSEAEFDPHAFLYWPAERLVVVPVTAYDPGGRGAPDTGALALRVSDAGFQPVGTVRHSQSTSDHLGAGTIRRSLVVDDVLWTVSGGGLQANSLSTLDTLAWVPTT
- a CDS encoding HAD family hydrolase, with product MPRPGLPKLIATDLDGTLVRSDETVSAYTHEVLDRVRAAGIPIVGATGRGPRLTELTRNDIRAADYLVMAGGGRVVDQVDPTSPVVLRDERLSGAVLTELLVALENAVGPLTVMVEALDGHEEPLWGDFDPSWPYPERFEARSRAECLSVDVIKAFARTADHDVDVLLDAARRVIPVTHATVTQAGLGFIEILPPGVDKASGLSVVADALGVDPAEVLVFGDMPNDLPMFEWAGWGRVAVSNAHPTVRRAADEVALRNDDDGVAVYLDRLLSR
- the serS gene encoding serine--tRNA ligase, which produces MIDLRLLRDDPDAVRASQRIRGESESAVDDLLRADEERRAAVQRFEALRAEQKQLGKQMPKATGDEKAALLARTKELSAEVKAAEAAAGQAEQELRRAHLAIPNIVQEGAPAGGEDDFVVLREVGERPQLANPRDHLELGEALRAIDVERGAKVSGSRFYYLTGVGALLQLGLLQLAIAQSVEYGFTPAIPPVLVKPESMEGTGFLGAHASEVYRLEADDLFLVGTSEVPLAAYHSGEILPLDGPLRYAGWSSCFRREAGSYGKDVRGILRVHQFDKVEMFSYCRPEEAAAEHLRLLAWEEEMLAKVEVPYRVIDVAAGDLGSSAARKYDCEAWVPSQGRYREVTSTSNCTTFQARRLNIRYRDEDGRPQMVATLNGTLATTRWLIPILENHQQPDGSVRVPKALQPYVGGKDVLEPR
- the ddaH gene encoding dimethylargininase, with the translated sequence MVSVTQHRMPRKRTYLVCPPEHFAVEYAINPWMDTGTPVDAELALKQWTGLRETLVSLGHEVHILPPEPGLRDMVFAANGAFSVEGTVYGARFKHPQRTPEAALHRAFYERLGWRYVAPSETNEGEGDFAYLPAAYGGLVLAGYGYRTDPAAHAEAQEVLGRPVVSLHLTDPRFYHLDTALASIDDTNIAYFPTAFSSASQAVLRQLFPDAVVAADADALAFGLNLVSDGRNVVLPAEATGLAERLAAAGYQPVPVELAELKKGGGSIKCCVAELRP
- a CDS encoding HAD family hydrolase, yielding MGKLPRLIATDLDGTLLRADRTISARTVEVLERMSAAGSRVVAVTGRPVRWLAVVFAQLDAPLPAVCANGAVVYDPVGDEILRADPLAPALLAEVVDRLRAEIPGVMFAVEIEDGRRMVHEAAWPTLWEDGDPMIRLADLPDDLLAAPAVKLLARASAHQDPDAFAKLVAGALAGLAEATHSSRSGLVEISAAGVTKAAGLAWLCARYGVAADEVVAFGDMPNDVPMLTWAGTAVAVANAHPAVRRIADQVTLSHEEDGVAAYLEKLLADADAG
- a CDS encoding bacterial proteasome activator family protein, with the translated sequence MTEEPRTPEDKDEATRPAAGRPSAVVVVGPDGRPVGTVEADGEGEEDPGRLIEQPAKVMRVGSMIKQLLEEVRAAPLDEASRHRLREIHQRSIAELKDGLAPELREELDRLSLPFEQGATPSEGELRVAQAQLVGWLEGLFHGIQATLVAQQMAARLQLEQMRQGGRAALPVGPGGAQMMPGMPGGPPADGHSTGQYL